The proteins below are encoded in one region of Manis pentadactyla isolate mManPen7 chromosome 2, mManPen7.hap1, whole genome shotgun sequence:
- the MYCN gene encoding N-myc proto-oncogene protein isoform X2, protein MRGAPGNWVGAELALARRKRAQTAATRRPPPARPPEDPPSESPLDPRQSAGDDDDEEEEDEEEEIDVVTVEKRRSSSSKAVTTFTITVRPKNAALGPGRAAPGELILKRCVPVHQQHNYAAPSPYVESEDVPPQKKMKSEASPRPLKSVIPPKAKSLSPRNSDSEDSERRRNHNILERQRRNDLRSSFLTLRDHVPELVKNEKAAKVVILKKATEYVHSLQAEEHQLLLEKEKLQARQQQLLKKIEHTRTC, encoded by the exons ATGCGGGGGGCTCCTGGGAACTGGGTTGGAGCCGAGCTAGCGCTAGCTAGGCGCAAACGCGCACAGACTGCAGCCACCCGAAGACCACCACCCGCAAGACCACCCGAAGACCCCCCCTCAGAATCGCCTCTGGATCCCCGGCAGTCAGCGGGAG ATGATGAcgatgaggaggaggaagatgaagaggAGGAAATCGATGTGGTGACGGTGGAGAAGCGGCGGTCCTCCTCCAGCAAGGCGGTCACCACCTTCACCATCACTGTGCGCCCCAAGAATGCGGCCCTGGGCCCGGGGCGGGCCGCACCCGGTGAGCTGATCCTCAAACGCTGCGTCCCGGTCCATCAGCAGCACAACTACGCCGCCCCGTCGCCCTACGTGGAGAGCGAGGACGTGCCACCCCAGAAGAAGATGAAGAGTGAGGCATCCCCGCGCCCCCTCAAGAGTGTCATACCCCCAAAGGCTAAGAGCTTGAGCCCCCGCAACTCTGACTCGGAGGACAGCGAGCGCCGCCGGAACCACAACATCCTGGAGCGCCAGCGCCGCAATGACCTGCGGTCCAGCTTCCTCACGCTCAGGGACCATGTGCCAGAGCTGGTGAAGAACGAGAAGGCCGCCAAGGTGGTCATTTTGAAAAAGGCCACCGAGTACGTCCACTCCCTTCAGGCCGAGGAGCACCAGCTTTTGCTGGAGAAGGAGAAGTTGCAGGCAAGACAGCAACAGTTACTAAAGAAAATCGAACACACTCGGACTTGCTAA
- the MYCN gene encoding N-myc proto-oncogene protein isoform X1, with the protein MPSCTTSTMPGMICKNPDLEFDSLQPCFYPDEDDFYFGGPDSTPPGEDIWKKFELLPTPPLSPSRAFPEHSPEPPNWATEMLLPEADLWGNPAEEDAFGLGGLGGLTPNPVILQDCMWSGFSAREKLERAVSEKLQHGRGAPAAGPAAPAPGAGATSPAGRSHGAAAGTGRAGAALPTELAHPAAECVDPAVVFPFPVNKRDPAPAVAPAAGAAVASGVSAAAPAGAPVAAPPRPSGRPAIGGDHKALSTSGEDTLSDSDDDDEEEEDEEEEIDVVTVEKRRSSSSKAVTTFTITVRPKNAALGPGRAAPGELILKRCVPVHQQHNYAAPSPYVESEDVPPQKKMKSEASPRPLKSVIPPKAKSLSPRNSDSEDSERRRNHNILERQRRNDLRSSFLTLRDHVPELVKNEKAAKVVILKKATEYVHSLQAEEHQLLLEKEKLQARQQQLLKKIEHTRTC; encoded by the exons ATGCCGAGCTGCACAACGTCCACCATGCCGGGGATGATCTGCAAGAACCCAGACCTGGAGTTTGACTCACTGCAGCCCTGCTTCTACCCGGACGAAGACGACTTCTACTTCGGCGGCCCCGACTCGACGCCCCCGGGGGAGGACATCTGGAAGAAGTTTGAGCTGCTGCCCACGCCCCCGCTGTCGCCCAGCCGTGCCTTCCCGGAGCACAGTCCGGAGCCCCCGAACTGGGCCACCGAGATGCTGCTGCCCGAGGCCGATCTGTGGGGCAACCCGGCCGAGGAGGACGCGTTCGGCCTGGGGGGCTTGGGCGGCCTCACCCCCAACCCGGTCATCCTTCAGGACTGCATGTGGAGCGGCTTCTCGGCCCGAGAGAAGCTGGAACGTGCGGTGAGCGAGAAGCTGCAACACGGCCGCGGGGCACCGGCCGCCGGCCCCGCAGCCCCTGCCCCGGGAGCGGGCGCCACCAGCCCTGCGGGCCGCTCGCACGGCGCTGCTGCGGGGACGGGTCGTGCCGGAGCCGCCCTGCCCACCGAGCTCGCCCACCCCGCCGCGGAGTGCGTGGATCCCGCCGTGGTCTTTCCCTTCCCGGTGAACAAGCGCGATCCCGCGCCGGCCGTCGCTCCGGCAGCGGGCGCTGCGGTCGCCTCCGGAGTGAGTGCAGCGGCCCCGGCCGGCGCCCCAGTGGCCGCTCCTCCGCGCCCCAGCGGCCGCCCGGCCATCGGCGGTGACCACAAGGCCCTCAGCACCTCCGGAGAGGACACCCTGAGCGACTCAG ATGATGAcgatgaggaggaggaagatgaagaggAGGAAATCGATGTGGTGACGGTGGAGAAGCGGCGGTCCTCCTCCAGCAAGGCGGTCACCACCTTCACCATCACTGTGCGCCCCAAGAATGCGGCCCTGGGCCCGGGGCGGGCCGCACCCGGTGAGCTGATCCTCAAACGCTGCGTCCCGGTCCATCAGCAGCACAACTACGCCGCCCCGTCGCCCTACGTGGAGAGCGAGGACGTGCCACCCCAGAAGAAGATGAAGAGTGAGGCATCCCCGCGCCCCCTCAAGAGTGTCATACCCCCAAAGGCTAAGAGCTTGAGCCCCCGCAACTCTGACTCGGAGGACAGCGAGCGCCGCCGGAACCACAACATCCTGGAGCGCCAGCGCCGCAATGACCTGCGGTCCAGCTTCCTCACGCTCAGGGACCATGTGCCAGAGCTGGTGAAGAACGAGAAGGCCGCCAAGGTGGTCATTTTGAAAAAGGCCACCGAGTACGTCCACTCCCTTCAGGCCGAGGAGCACCAGCTTTTGCTGGAGAAGGAGAAGTTGCAGGCAAGACAGCAACAGTTACTAAAGAAAATCGAACACACTCGGACTTGCTAA